The stretch of DNA GCTGCCGGATACCTTCATCCGCGTCGCCTTTGCGCAGACGATCACCCGCGCGCGGCTCGATCAGCTGGCGGCGAACCAGAACCTGACGGTCAACAACAACGTCTGTATCGACAATGACGGCGACCAGTTCGTCGACACCGTGCTGCCCGGCCAGTTCAATCCGCCGTCGAACGTCTGCTTCAACCTCGGCGGGGGCAATCCCTTCCTGCAGCCCTATCGTTCGACGTCCTACGACATCTCCTTCGAGAAGTATTTCTCGCCCGGCACCGCGATCATCGTCGCCGCGTTCCACAAGGATCTGTCGGACTGGGTGGTCAACCTCAACGAATCCTTCGATCTCAGCCAGCAGATCATCAATTCGGGTGCGGGCGGCATTCTCGACACCAACCCCGAAGTTGCGCTCGGCAACTTCAACGGTCCGGTCAACTTCTCGGATGGCAAGATCACCGGGATCGAAGGCACGGTGCGGGTGAACTTCGGCGACTTCAGCAATGCGCTGGACGGGTTCGGCGGGTTCTACTCGATCACCTATTCGGATGCCGAGATCACGCCTCCGGGCCTTGAGCCCATTTCGATCCCGGGCTATTCGGACCTCACCTGGTCGGGCGACATCTTCTACGAGAAGAGCGGCTTCCGCGCCAAACTGGCGGCCCGTTATCGCGGCGACTTCCTTTCGGAAGTTCCCAACTTCTCGGGCGGGCTCGAAGGGGCGCAGGCGCGCAGCGAGACCATTCTCGACGCGCAGATCGGCTACACCTTCGAAAAGGAAGGCAGCTTCCTCAACGGTGTGCAGATCCTCGCTGAAGTGTTCAACCTGACGGACGAGCCCTTCGTGACCGAGAACCCGCTGTTCGACCGCGCGCCCGGCAGCAACCCGCCGCCGCAGCCGCTTGGCAGCTCCTTCGCGAGCCGCCACGAGCAATACGGGCGCACCTTCCAGTTCACGCTGCGCAAGGCGTTCTGACCGACACACGCCCTCGGGTCGCATTGAGGGTTGCAGGAAGGGCTCGCCAGCGATGGCGGGCCCTTTCGGCTTTCGAGGCGGAGGTGGTTTCCTACTCGCCAAAGCCGTGGCAAGGTCGCGGGCATGGCCTTTCGCGATCACCCTTCCGGGCTCGCTACAGCCACCCGAACACACGTGCGGGCCGGGAAGGGAGTTTTGCTCTTGGACAGTGTCTCATGTGTCTCCACACTCAGGAAACACGCGAGTAATCTGAACGGCGATAATCAGCCCGCGATCGGCGGCGCCGCGCAGTGGCGGGCGACGAAATCGCCGTGGCTCGGCATGGCGGCGACCGCTTCCGCCATCGCCTCGCGGATTTGCGCCATCCGCTCGGCCACGGGAACGCCCTCGCGCATATGGGCGAGCGCGGGCGCGCGATGCGGCACGATGCCCTGGCCGAGATAGACCGCGATCCAGCTGGGGTTGGCGAACAGTTCCTGCGGCTCGGCCACCAGCGTGCCGTGGGCGCGAAAATGGTCGATCTTGTATTGCAGGCTGTCGGGGATCGGCATGGCGGCGGTGTAGCGCCACAGCTCGGAATCGTCCCGCTCGCTGGCCTTGTAATGGAGGATCAGGAAGTCGCGGATCAGCTCGTATTCGCGCGCGGTCTGGGCATTGTATTCGCGCGCGAGCAGCGGCGACATGGTGCTGTCCGGCAGCAGCGCGATGAGCCTGAGGATGGCGTATTGGATGAGGTGGAGCGAGGTCGATTCCAGCGGCTCCATGAAACCCGCGGACAGCCCGATGGCGACGCAGTTCTTCTCCCAGAACCTGCGCCGTTTGCCGGTGACGAAACGCAAGGTTCGCGGGTCGGCCAGCGGCTTGCCGTCGAGATTGGCGAGCAGCGTGGCACTCGCCTCGTCCTCGGAGATGAACTGCGAGCAATGGACATAGCCGTTGCCGGTGCGGTGCTGGAGCGGGATGCGCCACTGCCACCCGGCCTCGCGCGCGGTGGAGCGGGTGTAGGGGGTGAACTCCCCCCGCTTGCAGGGCACCGCCACCGCGCGGTCGCAGGGGAGCCAGTGCTGCCAGTTGTCGTAGCCGGCGTGCAGCGCTTCCTCGATCAGCAGGCCGCGGAAGCCGGAGCAATCGATGAAGAGCTCGCCTTCGATCCGCGTCCCGCTGTCGAGGGTGACGGCTTCGATGAACCCGTCCTCACCGCGCAAGGAGACGTCGATGACCTTGCCCTCGATCCGCGTCACCCCCCGGGCCTCGGCGAAGCGCCTGAGATAGGCGGCGTAGAGCCCGGCGTCGAAGTGGTACGCGTAGTCGAAGGTCGACTGGATCATCCGCCGGTCGGGCGAGGGGCGGGCGAACTTGCCGTCCCGCGCCATCGCCCAGCACATCGAGAAGTCGTCGATCGGGCCTTCGATCCGCCCCTCCAGATGCTCGCGCATCCAGTGGTGGTAGAAGGGCACCTGATCGAACTCGGCGCCATACTGGCCGAAGGGGTGGAAGTAGCTGTGGCCGAGCCTGCCCCAGTCGACGAACTCGATCCCGAGCTTGTAGCTGCCTTGCGTCTCGCGCACGAAGGTCGCCTCGTCGATGCCGAGCCGCTGGTTGAAGGTGCGGATCGGCGGGATCGTCGCCTCGCCCACGCCGACCGTGCCGATCGCCTCGCTCTCGATCAGCGTGATCGCGCAGGCCCCGCCGACCGCATGGGCCAGCGCTGCCGCCGTCATCCACCCGGCCGACCCGCCGCCGACGATGACGATGGATGTCAGCGGGGCGGGCGGGGCGCTGCTCATCCGCCGCAGCTTTCGCGGATCAGCAGGCTGGTCTCAAGCCGCTGCGAAATCGCCGGGCCATCGCCCTTGTCGATCAGCTTGGAAACCAGCATCCGGCCCGCAAGGTTCGCGTCCTGGTCGATGGTGGTGAGCTGCGGGGTAACGAGCCGCGCGGCGGGGATATTGTCATACCCGACCACCGAGACATCCTCGGGCACGCGCATTCCCGAGCGGGTCAGCGCCCGGATTGCTCCGATGGCGATGAGGTCGCTGGCGGCGAACACCGCGTCGAAGCGCAGCCCCCGCGCAATCGCGCTGCGCACCGCGGCCTCGCCCGAATGGACATCGAAATGCGCGGGCACCAAGAGATCGCTATCGAAGGCGATGCCTGCTTGATCGAGCGCCTGCCGATAGCCGCGGAAGCGCTGCTCGGCCTCGGGCGCTTCGGTATCGCCGAGGAACAGAATGCGCCGCCGCCCGAGCCGCGCGAGGTGCGCCGTGGCTCGCCTGCCGCCCGCGAGGTTGTCCGACCCGATCACGCAATATTGCGCGTCCGGGAACTCCGCCCCCCACACCACGAAGCGATTGTCGCGCGCGGCGAGCGCGTTGAATTCGTGGTGGAGCGAGGACTGGCCGATAAAGATCACGCCGGTCGCGCGGCTGGTGCTCATCGCGTAGTCGAGGTCGCCCCCGGCGCGGGGGGAAAGGTGGCTGATGATGAGATCGGCGTTCCGCTCGCGCGCGGCCTCGGCGATGCCCGCCAGCAGTTCGAGGAAGAACGGATCGGACACGCGGCTGTCGCGTGCCTGCGGGGCGGGGACGACCACCGCGAGGGTCGCGTCGGCGCCGATCGGCCCGCTCGGCATCGAGGCGCGGAACTCGTAGTCGTGCGCGCGGGCAATCTGCCAAATCTGCTGCTTGGTGCGCCGCTTGACCGAGGGGCTGTCGTTCAATGCGCGGCTGACGGTCGAGATCGACACCCCCGCTTCACGCGCGATATCCTCGAGCGTGGCGCTGCGCCGGGCGGCAAGAGTGGGGTTGTCGGCCATTCGTCCTCAGCTGGAAGCGATCATCGCCCAATAGCCGCTGCCGGGCCGGAGGTCTTCGAGAATCGCGCCGCTGCCCACATGGTTTTCGGTCGCGATCAGCTGCGCGGCTCCGGCCCCGGCTGGCGGGCTCCAGCGCAGCGAAGTTTCGCCGAGGTTGAAGACGCACAGCACGCTGCCGCCCTCGGTGTGGCGGCGGAAGGCGAGGATGTCTGCGGGGCTGCTAAGCAGTTCGATATCGCCATGCACCAGCGCGGGATGCGCCCTCCGCGCGCCGAGCAATGCGCGGGCGTAACCGAGGGTCGAGGCCGGGTCGGCCGCCTGCGCATCGACCGCAAAGCCGCTATGCGCCGGATCGAGCTTCAGCCAGGTGCGGTTGGCGGTCGAAAAGCCCGCCTGCGGTGCGTTCGCCGCCCAGGGCATCGGGGTGCGCGCGCCATCGCGGCCCAGCGTGTGCGGCCAGTTGGCGATGGCTTCGGGGTCTTGCAGATCCTCGAAAGCGACATGGCCCTGCGGCAGGCCCAGCTCCTCGCCCTGATAGATGATCGGATTGCCGCGCAAGGCCAGCAGCAGCAGCAGATTGAGGCGCGCCATGCGGCCCATGTCGCCGTCAAGCGTCCAGCGGGTGACTGCGCGCGGGGCGTCGTGGTTCGAGAAGGCCCAGCTCGGCCAGCCTTCGCCCGGCTCGCCGCTCCACTGCGACAGGCTCGCGCGCACCAGCGGCGCGGTGAGGCGCGGGGCGTAGAGGAAATCGAAGTTATAGGCGCTGTCGAGCCGCTTGCCGCCCTCGGTAAAGGCCTTCATCTCGGCGAGCGGCTCCGGCCCGCCGACTTCGGCGACGGTGAAGCGGCCCGGAAATTCGTCGATCGTGGCGCGGATGCGCTCGAGGAAGGCGACGATATCGGGATGCGACTGGTTGAACTGCTTGATCTGCATGTCGAACGGGCGCGTCACCAGTTCTATCGGGGTGCCCGACGGCGGATTGTCGCGCAGCTCGGGGTCATGCATCGAGAAGTTGAGCGCATCGAGCCGGAACCCGTCCACGCCGCGCCCCAGCCAGAACCGCGCCACATCGAGCAGCGCGTCCTGCACATCCGGGTTGTGGACGTTCAGATCGGGCTGCGAGGTGAGGAAGTTGTGCAGGTAATACTGCTTGCGCGGTCCGTCCCACTGCCAGGCCGATCCGCCGAACACAGACTGCCAGTTCGACGGCGGCGAGCCATCGGGCTTGGGGTCGGCCCAGACATACCAGTCGGCCTTGGGATTGGTGCGATCCGCACGGCTTTCCCGGAACCACGCGTGCTCGTCGGAAGTGTGCGAATAGACCTGATCGATGATGACCTTGAGGCCGAGCGCGTGCGCCTTCTCGATGATCCGGTCGAAATCTTCGAAGGTGCCGAAGCTCGGGTCGATCCCGCAATAATCGGCCACGTCGTAGCCGAAATCCTTCATCGGCGAGGTGAAGAAGGGGCTGATCCAGATACCATCGACGCCGAGGTCGGCGATGTAGTCGAGCCGTTCGGCAATGCCCGCAAGGTCGCCGATCCCGTCGCCATTGGTGTCGCGGAAGGAGCGCGGATAGATCTGGTAGATGACCGCGCCGCGCCACCACGTCAGCGGGGCGTCGGTAGCAACGGCGGTGTCGGCAAGAGCGGTTGCCATCAGTCGTCGGTCTCCAGAATGCAGGCGGCAAAGCCGAAGGTGGGCAGGGTGATCGTGGCCGACCCCGGCGCGGCAAGGCTGGCGGGGCAGGTGCCGGTGAGCGGGGTGATCCCGCGCGCCCGGTAACTGACCTCGACCGCCTGCGTAAGGGGCTTTTCGCCGGTGTTGAACACCGCCAGCACGCGCTGTCCGGTTTCGGGATCGTGGCGCTCGACTGCGAGCAGGCCGGGGGCGGCTTCCTCGAAGGCGCGCACGGTGCTGAGGCCGCGGCGCAGCGCCGGGCTGGCGGTGCGGGCGGCGGCGAGTTCGCCGATCAGCCGGTAGAGTGGGTGGGCGGTGTCGAAATTGCTTTGCGCGGTGGTGGCCGTGCTGCCGACGAGGCGGTTATCGTTATAGGCCGCGACCTTGCTCTCGAACATGTCCTCGCGCGCCAGCTGGTCGTTGCCGTCGGAGATGAAGCCCTGCTCGTCCCCGTAATAGACCGTCGGCACGCCGCGCAGCAGGAACATCATCGCGTGCCCCAGCCTGACGCGGGCGAGCAGCGTGGCGGGATCGTCCGATCCGCTCATCTCGCGCACGAACATCGAAAAGCGCCCGAAATCGTGGTTGCCGAGGAAGGTCGGCAGGCCCAGCGCGGTGCTCGCCCCGCCGGGATAGATCGCATCCTGCTGGAGAAATTCGGCCATCAGCCGGGGCGGCGACTTGCCGCTGGCGACCATCTGCGCCGCCTTGGCGAAACCCATGTCGAGCGCGTACGGCAAGCGGCTGTCCGCCATCACCTGCGCGGTGAGCGTGGCGGTCGGTTCTTCGAAGGCGATTTCGCCAAAGATGTGGAAGTGGCCAATCCCCTTCGCTTCGGCCCGGGCGAGCATGGCGGGGACGAAGGCCTGCCAGAATTCGGGGTTCACGTGCTTGGCGGTGTCGATGCGGAAGCCGTCGATGCCGTAATCGTCGATCCACTGGCCGAAGATGTCGATCATGCCCGAAACGACGCGCGGGTTCTCGGTCGCGAGATCGTCCAGCCCCGAGAAATCGCCATAGACCGAGCTTTCGCCTATCCAGTGCGAATTTCCGCGGTTGTGATAGAGCGTCACATCATTCAGCCATGCGGGCAACTTCACGTTCTTCTCGTCCTCGGAGACCACGGGCGTGTAGGCGAAGGTCGGGTCGGTCAGCCTGGCCCAGTTGGCGGGATCGGGATTGTCGTCACCTTCGAACCCTTCGTTGATCCGCGCGCCGTCGACCCCGCCGCGCGTCGAGAAAGGATATTCGCCCTTGCTGCGATAGGCGTATTGGCCTTCGCGGTAGTCGATCACGTCGGCGGTGTGGTTGGTGATGATGTCCATATAGACCTTCATCCCCCGCGCATGGGCGGCATCGACGAAGGCCTTGAATTCGGCATTGGTGCCGAAATGCGGATCGACGCTGGTGAAATCGATCACCCAGTAACCGTGGTAGCCTGCGCTTTCCTCGCCCGGACGGCCCTGCACCGGCTTGTTCTTGAAGATCGGCGCGAACCAGATCGCGGTGACGCCCATGCCCTGAATATAGTCGAGCTTGGCGGTCAGCCCCTTGAGATCACCGCCGTGGTAGAAGCCCTTGTGCGTGGGATCGAAGCCGTGCTGGAGCGGCCCGCCCTTCAGGCCGCCCTTATCGTTCCTCGGATCGCCATTGGCGAATCGGTCGGGCAGGACAAAATAGATGATCTCGTCCTCGAGCTGACGCTCTGCAATTGGTGCGGGCGTTGCCCCCGCGTCGGTGGCCACCGGCCCCCCTGCCCATGCGGTGCCGGCGCATAGCGCAGCCGCAATGCTCACGAAGATTCGCGTCATGACCCTACTCCCTCCGGCGATGTTTGTGACACCTTGAAAGAGATTTTGCAAATCTTTGTGAAACCGGAGCGTCAGGCGCGGAGGGTGACACAACAAACGAGAATCATTTGAAAAACACTCAGTCAATCAGGCCGGACAACGTTTTTTCCGACGATTTTCGGAAAGTTTCTTGCAAAATTTTGCAAGCCGTCCAGACTGTGCGGTGGCAGCGCGCGATGTAGCTTCGGACGGGAAGATCCGGGATATTGTGCCGGGCCGGGAGAGGGATGATAGCGACAATGAGCCACAGCGGCCACAAGCCAGCGTTGAGCGCCGGCCAGATCTGGAACATGAGCTTCGGGTTCCTCGGGATCCAGATCGGATTCGAGCTCCAGAACGGCAATGTCAGCCGCATCTTCCAGACGCTGGGCGCCGATGTGGGCAGTCTTGCGATCCTGTGGATCGCCGCGCCGATGACGGGGCTGATCGTGCAGCCGATCATCGGCCACCTCTCGGACAAGACCTGGAGCCCGCGGCTCGGCCGCCGCCGTCCCTATTTCCTCGCAGGCGCGTTTCTGGCGAGCCTTGCGCTGTTCGTGATGCCCAATGCACCCGCGCTGTGGGTCGCGGCGGGCATGCTGTGGATCATGGACGCCTCGCTCAACATCACGATGGAGCCGTTCCGCGCCTTCGTGGGCGACAACCTGCCCGATCGCCAGCGGACGAAGGGCTATGCGATGCAGAGCTTCTTCATCGGCACCGGCGCGGTGGTGGCGGGGGCCTTGCCGTGGGTGATGACCAACTGGCTGGGCCTCAGCAATGTCGCGCCCGAGGGGCAGATCCCCGAAACCGTGCGCTGGGCCTTCTACATCGGCGGCGCGGCGCTGCTGGCAGCGGTGTGCTGGACGGTGTTCAGCACCAGGGAATATTCGCCCGAAGAGCTCGCC from Porphyrobacter sp. YT40 encodes:
- a CDS encoding substrate-binding domain-containing protein yields the protein MADNPTLAARRSATLEDIAREAGVSISTVSRALNDSPSVKRRTKQQIWQIARAHDYEFRASMPSGPIGADATLAVVVPAPQARDSRVSDPFFLELLAGIAEAARERNADLIISHLSPRAGGDLDYAMSTSRATGVIFIGQSSLHHEFNALAARDNRFVVWGAEFPDAQYCVIGSDNLAGGRRATAHLARLGRRRILFLGDTEAPEAEQRFRGYRQALDQAGIAFDSDLLVPAHFDVHSGEAAVRSAIARGLRFDAVFAASDLIAIGAIRALTRSGMRVPEDVSVVGYDNIPAARLVTPQLTTIDQDANLAGRMLVSKLIDKGDGPAISQRLETSLLIRESCGG
- a CDS encoding alpha-amylase family glycosyl hydrolase, which encodes MTRIFVSIAAALCAGTAWAGGPVATDAGATPAPIAERQLEDEIIYFVLPDRFANGDPRNDKGGLKGGPLQHGFDPTHKGFYHGGDLKGLTAKLDYIQGMGVTAIWFAPIFKNKPVQGRPGEESAGYHGYWVIDFTSVDPHFGTNAEFKAFVDAAHARGMKVYMDIITNHTADVIDYREGQYAYRSKGEYPFSTRGGVDGARINEGFEGDDNPDPANWARLTDPTFAYTPVVSEDEKNVKLPAWLNDVTLYHNRGNSHWIGESSVYGDFSGLDDLATENPRVVSGMIDIFGQWIDDYGIDGFRIDTAKHVNPEFWQAFVPAMLARAEAKGIGHFHIFGEIAFEEPTATLTAQVMADSRLPYALDMGFAKAAQMVASGKSPPRLMAEFLQQDAIYPGGASTALGLPTFLGNHDFGRFSMFVREMSGSDDPATLLARVRLGHAMMFLLRGVPTVYYGDEQGFISDGNDQLAREDMFESKVAAYNDNRLVGSTATTAQSNFDTAHPLYRLIGELAAARTASPALRRGLSTVRAFEEAAPGLLAVERHDPETGQRVLAVFNTGEKPLTQAVEVSYRARGITPLTGTCPASLAAPGSATITLPTFGFAACILETDD
- a CDS encoding alpha-amylase family glycosyl hydrolase codes for the protein MATALADTAVATDAPLTWWRGAVIYQIYPRSFRDTNGDGIGDLAGIAERLDYIADLGVDGIWISPFFTSPMKDFGYDVADYCGIDPSFGTFEDFDRIIEKAHALGLKVIIDQVYSHTSDEHAWFRESRADRTNPKADWYVWADPKPDGSPPSNWQSVFGGSAWQWDGPRKQYYLHNFLTSQPDLNVHNPDVQDALLDVARFWLGRGVDGFRLDALNFSMHDPELRDNPPSGTPIELVTRPFDMQIKQFNQSHPDIVAFLERIRATIDEFPGRFTVAEVGGPEPLAEMKAFTEGGKRLDSAYNFDFLYAPRLTAPLVRASLSQWSGEPGEGWPSWAFSNHDAPRAVTRWTLDGDMGRMARLNLLLLLALRGNPIIYQGEELGLPQGHVAFEDLQDPEAIANWPHTLGRDGARTPMPWAANAPQAGFSTANRTWLKLDPAHSGFAVDAQAADPASTLGYARALLGARRAHPALVHGDIELLSSPADILAFRRHTEGGSVLCVFNLGETSLRWSPPAGAGAAQLIATENHVGSGAILEDLRPGSGYWAMIASS
- a CDS encoding tryptophan halogenase family protein; this encodes MSSAPPAPLTSIVIVGGGSAGWMTAAALAHAVGGACAITLIESEAIGTVGVGEATIPPIRTFNQRLGIDEATFVRETQGSYKLGIEFVDWGRLGHSYFHPFGQYGAEFDQVPFYHHWMREHLEGRIEGPIDDFSMCWAMARDGKFARPSPDRRMIQSTFDYAYHFDAGLYAAYLRRFAEARGVTRIEGKVIDVSLRGEDGFIEAVTLDSGTRIEGELFIDCSGFRGLLIEEALHAGYDNWQHWLPCDRAVAVPCKRGEFTPYTRSTAREAGWQWRIPLQHRTGNGYVHCSQFISEDEASATLLANLDGKPLADPRTLRFVTGKRRRFWEKNCVAIGLSAGFMEPLESTSLHLIQYAILRLIALLPDSTMSPLLAREYNAQTAREYELIRDFLILHYKASERDDSELWRYTAAMPIPDSLQYKIDHFRAHGTLVAEPQELFANPSWIAVYLGQGIVPHRAPALAHMREGVPVAERMAQIREAMAEAVAAMPSHGDFVARHCAAPPIAG